A window of Trueperaceae bacterium genomic DNA:
TGAGCGGCGGGGTGCTCGAGCCGCTCGCGCGCCTCGGGAGCGGCGCGAAGGCCGCCACCCGCCGGTTCTTCGACCCCGCCAGCGACAACCCGTTCCACGCGATGGGGTTGCGTTACGTCGGCCCGATCGACGGGCACGACGTCGACGAGGTGCTGTACTTCCTCGAGCACATCGACGCGCTCGACGGACCCACGATGCTGCACATCGTCACCCGCAAGGGCAAGGGCTACTCCGTCGCGGAATCCGACCCGATCACGTGGCACGGCGCCTCGAAGTTCGATCCCGACCACCCGGTCGCGAAGGGCAAACCGTACGGCTGGTCGAACGCGTTCGGGGACGCCGCCATCCAGCTCGCCGACGGCGACGACCGCGTGTGGGTGTTGACGCCCGCGATGCGCGAAGGCTCCGGTCTCGTGTCCTACTCGAAGCGCCACCCGGAGCGCTACCTCGACGTCGGCATCGCGGAGGACGTCGCCGTCACGACCGCCGCCGGCCTGGCGCTGCAGGGCGAGAAACCGATCGTTGCGATCTACTCCACCTTCCTGCAGCGCGGCTTCGATCAGGTGGTGCACGACGTGTCGATCGAGAACCTCGACGTCGTCTTCGCCATCGATCGCGCCGGCCTGGTCGGGGGGGACGGCGCCACCCACCAAGGGGTGTACGACCTGGCGTACCTGCGGGCGATCCCGAACCTCGAGATCGCCATGCCGCGCGACGCCATCCAGCAACGCGCGATGCTGAAGGCCGCCCTCGCGCAGGGGGGACCCAAAGCGATCCGCTGGCCGCGCGGGTCGGTCGACGCGCCGCCCGAGGCGGAGGTCGACGCGTGGCCCGACGTCGCCTGGGGACGCGCCGAGGTCCTCAAGTCGGGCACCGACGCGTGGGTGTGGGCGCTCGGTCCGACCGTCGGGTACGCCCTCGAGGCGGCGGGGGACGACCCCCGCGTCGGGGTCGTCGACGCCCGCTTCGTCAAGCCGCTCGACCGGGCCCTCCTGGCGCGCCACGCGCAGGAGGCCGACCACGTCCTCACCGTCGAGGACCACAACCTGCCCGGGGGGTTCGGCGCCGCCGTCGCCGAAGCGCTCGCGGACGACGACCTCCCCGCCCGCCTCACGCGCCTCGGGGTTCCGGACGTGATCGTGCCGCACGGCGATCCGGCCCGCCAGCACGAGGAGCTGGGGTACGGCCCCCACGCGATTCGCGCGACCCTCGATCGGGTGTTGGGGGACGCGCCGCCGGTGGAGGCCGACGCCGCCCCCTCGGCGCGCGACGCCGGCGCCGTGCCGGCCGCCGTGGACGCCTCCGCGAAGACCTCCTGAGGTCCGTTGACAGTCTGAGGGAGGATGGGTATCATTCAGCTTGCTCGCAACGCGCGAGTCACGTCGGGGAGCCGTAGTGTAGCGGTTAGCATATCTGCCTGTCACGCAGAAGGTCGCGGGTTCGAATCCCGTCGGCTCCGCCAGACGACACCGGAAGGGCGCCCCCCGCGGGCGCCCTCTCCGCACGGCCGGGTAGCTCAGTTGGTAGAGCATACGACTGAAAATCGTAGTGTCGGCGGTTCGATCCCGCCCCCGGCCACCATACGCTGCTTCGCGTGCGCGCCAACGTAGCTCAGCGGTAGAGCAGCCGATTCGTAATCGGCAGGTCGTCGGTTCAATTCCGACCGTTGGCTCCACCCCGGACCCCCGCCCCGCGCGGGGGTCCGTCGGTACCGGTCGGGGGTGGGGCGGCGCGAACGCGCCGGCGTCACTCGGCGATCGCGTCCATCGTCACGCGTTTCGG
This region includes:
- the dxs gene encoding 1-deoxy-D-xylulose-5-phosphate synthase, with product MGRLDEIHAPRDLKRVPRHELAAVADELREEIVRVCSGVGGHLASSLGAVELTVALHYLFDSERDRFVWDVGHQSYGHKILTGRRDRMPTIRAHGGLAGFTTSSESPHDALTVGHASTSLAASLGMALARDARGDDYRVTAIIGDGALTGGMALAALNQIGHVRPKMTVILNDNEMSISENVGALNHYMRHMQVKPWLQRAERDGKRALSGGVLEPLARLGSGAKAATRRFFDPASDNPFHAMGLRYVGPIDGHDVDEVLYFLEHIDALDGPTMLHIVTRKGKGYSVAESDPITWHGASKFDPDHPVAKGKPYGWSNAFGDAAIQLADGDDRVWVLTPAMREGSGLVSYSKRHPERYLDVGIAEDVAVTTAAGLALQGEKPIVAIYSTFLQRGFDQVVHDVSIENLDVVFAIDRAGLVGGDGATHQGVYDLAYLRAIPNLEIAMPRDAIQQRAMLKAALAQGGPKAIRWPRGSVDAPPEAEVDAWPDVAWGRAEVLKSGTDAWVWALGPTVGYALEAAGDDPRVGVVDARFVKPLDRALLARHAQEADHVLTVEDHNLPGGFGAAVAEALADDDLPARLTRLGVPDVIVPHGDPARQHEELGYGPHAIRATLDRVLGDAPPVEADAAPSARDAGAVPAAVDASAKTS